One Setaria italica strain Yugu1 chromosome II, Setaria_italica_v2.0, whole genome shotgun sequence DNA segment encodes these proteins:
- the LOC101784133 gene encoding pentatricopeptide repeat-containing protein At4g28010, producing the protein MRRRPEPRLVRSLATTASASPAAPVPPPPPLPASKPPRPAAPFVAVLLRRGRAAAALLLNRRLREAPAPEARSLLTALPGVRDTVSYNTVLAALCRRGGDLPAALSLLRDMSMEPDPGARPNAISYTTVMRGLCAARRANEAVSLLRTMQARGVRPDVVTYGTLIRGLCDAAEVDGAVELLDEMYESGVEPNVVVYSCLLRGYCKSGRWQAVGNVFEEMSRRGVEPDVSMFTGLIDCLCKAGKIGKAAKVKDMMVERGLEPSAVTYNVMINSLCKEGSVREAITLKKEMVEKGVAPDVVTYNTLIAGLSGVLEMDEAIGLLEEMIQGDVLVEPDVITFSSVLHGLCKIGRMFQAVKVREMMAERGCMCDLVTYNCLIGGFLRVHKVKMAMKLMNELASSGLEPDSFTYSILINGFSKMWEVDRAETFLCTMRQHGIEPERVHYIPLLAAMCQQGMMERATILFNEMDKNCGLDVFAYSTMIHGACISGDKKMAKQLLKDMLDEGLTPDAVTYSMLINMFAKLGDLEEAETVLKQMTASGFVPDIAVFDSLIKGYSAEGQINKVLKLVHELRDKNVALDSKIIRTIMTSLMASNEDKKILEGLPDLYLNNYCKATPSSCPRSS; encoded by the coding sequence ATGAGAAGGcgcccggagccccgcctcgtcCGGTccctcgccaccaccgcctccgcctcaccCGCCGCGCCCgtcccgcccccgccaccgctcccggCCTCGAAGcccccccgccccgccgcgccgttCGTCGCCGTGCTCCTGCGCCGgggccgcgcggccgccgcgttgCTCCTCAACCGCCGCCTCCGTGAGGCGCCCGCCCCGGAGGCCCGCTCCCTGCTCACAGCGCTCCCGGGCGTCCGCGACACCGTCTCCTACAACaccgtcctcgccgcgctctGCCGCCGCGGGGGCGACCTCCCCGCggccctctccctcctccgcgACATGTCGATGGAGCCCGACCCGGGCGCCCGCCCAAACGCCATCTCCTACACCACGGTCATGAGGGGGCTCTGCgcggcacgccgcgcgaacgaGGCCGTCAGCTTGCTCCGGACCATGCAGGCCCGCGGCGTCCGCCCCGACGTCGTCACGTACGGCACGCTCATCCGTGGGCTGTGCGACGCCGCAGAGGTCGACGGGGCCGTCGAGCTGCTGGATGAGATGTACGAGAGTGGTGTTGAGCCGAACGTGGTTGTATACAGTTGTTTGCTGCGTGGGTACTGCAAGTCCGGCCGGTGGCAGGCCGTAGGCAATGTGTTTGAAGAAATGTCCCGGCGGGGGGTTGAGCCGGATGTCAGCATGTTCACTGGTTTAATCGACTGCCTGTGTAAAGCGGGGAAGATAGGAAAGGCCGCAAAGGTGAAGGACATGATGGTGGAGCGGGGTTTGGAGCCAAGTGCAGTGACATACAATGTTATGATCAATTCCCTGTGCAAGGAAGGATCAGTGAGGGAGGCGATCACTCTAAAGAAGGAGATGGTAGAGAAGGGGGTGGCACCGGATGTTGTGACATACAACACCCTGATTGCAGGTCTTTCTGGCGTGCTCGAGATGGATGAGGCAATAGGGTtgcttgaggagatgatccaaGGAGATGTGTTGGTTGAGCCTGATGTGATTACTTTCAGCTCGGTTTTACATGGACTATGTAAGATCGGTCGGATGTTCCAAGCAGTCAAAGTTCGTGAGATGATGGCTGAGAGGGGGTGTATGTGTGACTTGGTGACCTACAATTGTCTGATTGGTGGATTCCTTAGGGTTCACAAGGTTAAGATGGCTATGAAGCTAATGAATGAGCTTGCTAGTTCTGGATTGGAGCCTGATTCATTCACCTATAGTATTCTGATAAATGGCTTCAGCAAGATGTGGGAAGTTGACCGTGCAGAAACGTTCTTGTGTACAATGAGACAACATGGGATAGAGCCCGAGCGAGTTCACTATATTCCTTTGCTTGCAGCTATGTGTCAACAGGGAATGATGGAGCGGGCTACAATTTTGTTCAATGAAATGGATAAGAACTGCGGGCTTGATGTTTTCGCATATAGCACAATGATCCATGGTGCTTGTATATCAGGGGATAAGAAAATGGCTAAACAACTGCTTAAAGATATGCTTGATGAGGGTCTGACTCCTGATGCTGTGACATATTCTATGCTAATCAACATGTTTGCAAAACTAGGAGACCTAGAAGAAGCTGAGACGGTGCTTAAACAGATGACAGCAAGTGGCTTTGTGCCCGACATTGCTGTGTTTGATTCATTGATCAAAGGTTATAGCGCTGAAGGTCAGATAAACAAGGTTCTGAAATTGGTACATGAATTGAGAGACAAGAATGTAGCTCTCGATTCAAAAATCATTCGTACTATTATGACTTCGCTGATGGCAAGCAACGAAGACAAAAAAATATTGGAGGGGCTGCCTGATTTATATCTGAATAACTATTGCAAGGCAACACCATCATCTTGTCCTAGGAGTTCATGA